AAACCAGCGTGCCTTCAACGCGCATGCGTCACCTTCCGAGCTTCTTCAATCTCTTCGTACACAGACGTTGCGGCAGCATGCGGATCTTGCGCAAAGATGATGCCGCGCGAACTCGCGATCATCAGCCCACCACCGCGCGCATCCAGCCCTGCATCGACAACAGCCTTCACATCGCCACCCTGCGCGCCGATGCCCGGCACCAGCAGCGGCAACTCCGGCGCGACTGCGCGGATCGCACGCATCTCATCCGGCCACGTCGCGCCCACAACCAACGCACAGTTGCCGCGCGTGTTCCACGTCTCCGCCACCTGCCGCGCCATGTGCTTCCACAGCGGATCACCGTTCACCACCAGGTCCTGCAACTCGCCGGCTCCGGGGTTCGACGTGCGGCAGAGCACGATCGACAACTTGTCTTCGCGATCGAGAAAAGGCGAAAGCGCCTCGCTGCCGAGATACGGATGCAGCGTGATCGCATCGAAGCCCATCGCATCAAAGACCGACTCGACATATCCGCGGTTCGTGTTGCCAATGTCCGCACGCTTCGCATCGCAGATCGTCACCGCATCCGGCGCCACCGCGCGCAGATACTCCACCGTCTGCTCCATCTCACGCACGCCCTGCGCGCCACGAGCCTCATAGAACGCCGCGTTCAGCTTGTACGATCCCGCATACTCGCGCGTCGCATCGATCACATATCGGTTGAACGCCAACTGCGGCTCTGCCTGCGCGCGAAAACTCTCCGGCAAGGCCGCCAAATCAGGATCAAGTCCTACGCACAGCAACGATCCATTGCGCTCATACTTCGCCAGCACAGGGTTCATGCGCGCGCACTCCACGCACGCGGATTTTGCAGCCACTCCGTCACCGCAGCCGCGTCTTCCGCGTTCACGCGGTGTGCAGCTTTCGCCTCTTCCAGCACTTCCGCAAAGTTCGTCAGTGCATGCAGCTTCACGCCCGCCTCGCGGAACTTCTCTTCCGCTTCTGCGAAGCCATAGCTGATGATCGCGAAGCAATCGCTGCACTCCGCGCCTTCGGCACGCAGCATCTCGATCGCGGCCTGCGAACTCATGCCTGTCGTCACAAGGTCTTCGACGAGCACGACACGCTTGCCTGCAACGTCGCCGCCTTCAACCAGCTTCTTCGTACCATGGTCCTTCGCCTGCTTACGCACAAAGACACTCGGCTTACTCGTCGCAAAGCCCAACGCAGCCGAGTGCGGAATGCCCGCAGCCTCGACGCCCGCGATGACATCGCAAGCGATGCCCTCGCTGACGATCACCTTCGCGAAGCCTTCAATCACCAGCTTCCACTGCGCGGGCCAATAGGGAAAGCGGCGGTTGTCGCAGTACACCGGCGACACGATCCCGCTCTTGAAAGTGATCGGCGACTGCGCGCAGAAACCCGCCGCGCCAATCTCCAGAATTGCCTGAGCGATCTCTCTCACGCGCGGGCCTCCTCATTTTCATTCCAAATTTCTTCGGCCAGCGCAGGGTTCCACATCGCGCCCGTCGCCGACATCACCGCGTCTGCACCGGCTGCGCGATACGCCGCGTAGTCCTCCGCAACCGTCACACCACCGACGCCGCAGATCTCATAGCTCAGCCCAAGCTCGTCACGCAGACGCGCCAGCTTCTGCACCATCTCAAGACCAGCCCAGCGAATCGACGCACCGCACACGCCGCTCATCAGGCGACCTTCGCCCGGCAATGCTTGCTCACCATCGGCCTTGCGAACCTCAGCCGAGATCGTGTTGATCGACGAGATCGCCGACACATACGGCCCGATGTTGCGGATCAACTCACGCAGCTTCGTATCGTCCTTGAAGTACGCCACCTTGATCAGCAGGGGCGTTGCGCCAAGCTCTTCACGAATCGCCTCCACCACCACGCGCGAACGCTCGGTGTCGAAGCACAGCAGGTTCGCCGTGCCTTCATTCGGGCAACTGAAGTTGACTTCAACGGCCTTCACGCCAGTCTCGAGCATCAATCGCGCGCCGCGGCGGAAGTCTTCGATGTACTCCGTAACGCCACCACCGCGCTCGGGCAGCGTGCCCTGGTAGCTGCCGATCACGAGTTGTCCCGGCTTCGCGTAGCGCACGCAATCAGCCAGGTCCGGCTGCCACACGTCGGGCGGCATGGACGGCACACCGAACGAGTTCGTAATCGACAGCGGCTGCGTGTACTCCTCGCCCGCCGTCAGCTTCACGCCACCTGCAGGCAGGTCGCCCTCCACATGCACCGGCAACACGTTCGGCCATGGATGGCTCTTGTACGCATGTGTTCGAACAGTCTTGTAAACAGGAAGGTCAAAACCCGTGTCCAGCGCGGCTTTTACATACTTGCCGTTCACCAGCGGCCCGGCAGGAATACCGAACGGCTGCCAGACCTTCTCGCCAACAAAAGAAAAGCGCGGCTCGCCCGCGCGTTTCAAAACAGCTGGTTGTTGGAATTCTCCAAAGGGTCCGCGCTCGTAGTTTTCTTCATACGACAGCAGCGGGTTATACATTGGTTCGTCTAGCATCCACCACCCTTTACAAGCCTACCACTAGGGTGCGAGGACGCGCATCACCTTGCCGCCGCTGTGCGCGAGTACCGCATACGACGCGCCTGCCGGCAACACTACAGCCTTGCCCTTCGGCAGATGCATCTGCACATCGCCTTCTTGAGAACGAAGCGAGGCTCCCTCATCCAGCGCCACAAGGATCTGCAGCTTGTCCGAAAACTCCAGCTTCGTCTCACCATGCGTGTCGAGCTTAAGTTCGTCCACCGCGAAGTATTCGCACTCCACCAAACGCGTATACGTCGGGTGCTCGACCGGCTTCGTGAGTCCGGCCTCCGTGCCGGTCTTCGACACAGCCAAACCAGCCTCGAGATGTAGCTCTCGCGGACGCCCATAGTCGTACAGGCGATAGGTCACGTCGCTGTACTGCTGCGTTTCCAGCACCACCATACCGGGCCCAATCGCATGGATCGTACCCGCGTCGACAAACACCAGGTCACCCGCTTTCACCGGCACCATCTGCAGCTTGTCTTCCGCGCGACCCTCGGCAATGGCCGCCCGCAGGTCTTCGACACGCACACCCGGCTTCAGCCCCAACGCGACCTCTGCGCCCGCATCGGCCTGCATCACATACCAGCACTCCGTCTTGCCACGCGCTTCGTTGATTCGTTGTGCCTCCGCATCGTTCGGATGCACCTGCACCGAAAGCTTCTCCTTCGGCAGCAGCACCTTCATCAATAGCGGAAACTCCGGCATCAGCTCGCCTAGAGTCGTGCCCGCGGACTCCCCCTCAGCAATCGTGCATTCAAGCGCGGTGAGCCACACTTCGCCAATCGGCTTACCCGGTTCAGGTTGCGGATAGGGCGCGGGCAGCTCGCTCGCACCCCAAATCCGCTCCTTGAAAATCGGCTCCAAAACGAATGGCATCATGTTCGATAGACTCCCCGCGCGCAAATTGAAATCACAGAAAGCCTACTACGTCATTCGCAGGGAATCAGTAGCACTTCGTCGGCAGCCAGCGAGAGTTCCATGTCATCCTGCTGCGCACCCACGATCTTCGCGTAGCTCGCAGCATTCCCCATCAGCGGCTTGCCCAGCTTGCAACCCATCATCCAGGTGGAATCAATCGGCACAGTGCGCTTTTCCGCTGCACCACGGTGCAGCACTACCAGCATCTTCGCTGCGCCCTTGGCAGTGCCGCACGCGTCCGGGTTGGCCGCACGCGCGGTATCGCGGAAGTACACCAGCGTGTTGTCGTCGGACTCAAGAATCTGCTCCGCACCGCACGCCAACGCAGGCTCGCTCGTGTGCAGATGCGCTAGTTCGCTTGTAAACGCAAACATGCGCTGCTGCTCTTCGTTACGACCCTTCGCGGTGAATGCCGTCGCCGTGCTCGCAGGAAAGCCACCGGGAAAATCACGACGATTGTCCGGATCATCCTTGCCGCGCATCGCGATTTCGTCGCCCGAATAGAGCTGCGGCATACCGCGCGTGGTGAAGACATACGCCTGCGCCAAACGCATCGCCGCTTCACTCGGAGCCTCTTCGCGGAAGCGCGACGTGTCGTGGTTGCCAATGAACATCGGCAGCCGCTCCGGGTGCGGAAAGAGATTGTCGTAAGACAACACATCATTCAGCTTGCCCATCGGCTTGCCCTTTAGAAACACCTCGCGCACAGCAAAGTACGTCGGAAAATCAAACGGCGTATCCAGGCCGGTATCTGGTCCCACACGCGTAACGCCGCCAGCATACGAAGACGTGAATACCGGATCTGCCGAAAACGTCTCACCCACCGTAGTCAGGTGCGGAAAAATCTCACGCAATGTTGCATGGAAGTCATGCCAGAACGAACGCTCCACGTAGGGATACGTGTCGATGCGCAAACCATCCGCACTGGTCTTCTCCACCCACCAGATAGCGTTCTGTCGCAGGTACTGTGCCACTGCTGGGCTCGTCGTATTCAAGTCCGGCAACGCATTGGCGAACCACCCTTGCAGCGTCGCGCGCCTTTCACGTTCGCTGGCGTGAGGATTGATGAGCGCAGTGAAGTCGCTCTCCGCTTCCTCATGGTCCGCCTTCGTGCCGTGGAACCAGTCCGGCGCCGGAGGATCATTCAACCACGGATTCGCCGGCCCGACGTGGTTCGGCACCGTGTCCAGCACATACTTCATGTGGTGCTGATGCAGGGTCGCTACCAGGATCTGCAGGTCTTCCAGCGAGCCATAGTGCTCGTCCACGCGATACATGTCCGTCGCGCCATAGCCGTGATAGCTCATCGGACCATGGTTCTCATACACAGGCGTCGTCCACACCGTGGTCACGCCGAGCTTCTGCAAGTAATCAATATGCTGTTGCACGCCGCGCAGATCGCCGCCATGCCACCCACGCGACTTTGCGAGCTCTGCCTTCGCGTCCGCCGATGACACATCCGCATTTGCGTGCTCGCCATCGTTCTTCAGGTCACCGTCTGCAAATCGATCGGTCATGATGAGGTACATCACATCGTTCGAGTGGAATCCCGCAAAGCCCGCCGAGTCCGGCTTCTTCTCATCAAAGCGATACGACTTCTCTGCCTTGCCGCTGGCTCCGCTGGCGGTGATCGCCACCGTCTCTGGATGCGTGGGCGAAGTGCTCAACCACAGTTGAGCATAGTGACCATTCGCGCTCGGCACCACGCGCTCAATCCGCAGAGCCGGGTCGCTCAGCGTGAACTGCGCCTGCGCCAGCCCCTCGCCGTACACCAGCAACATCGGCTTCGGCATACTCGCCCACCAGTTCGGAGGATCGACCTTGTCAATCTTCACCTGCGCCTGCGCGCCCACAAAAGCAAACCCCACCAACGCCGCACTGAGCCAACGAAACATTGCTACAACTCCTGAAAACGATCTCTTACCCTTTGAAGAAAAAGCGGCACGACGGAAACCCGTCGTGCCGCTGTTGTTGAGGATGCGTTGTGAGTTAGAAGCTCAGACGGAAGCCAAGCTCCACTTCGCGCTGCGACTCGTAGCGGATACCGCTGATCGTGCCGAAGCCACCGACATTGTTGACTGAAGAGACCACATAGTTCGCGCCAGAAGTCGCTCCATCATGAATGGTCGCGTCCGGGTTGCTGAACTGCGGGTGGTTGAACAGGTTGAACGCCTGCGCACGGAACTCCGCATTCACGCGCTGCGTGATGTGGAAGCCTTTGAACGCCGACAGGTCGAGATCGTTGTACCCCGGACCGTAGTACTTGTTGCGCGAGATGTTACCCACACGAGCGTATCCACCAGCAGCCGATGTCGGCGGCGTCGTGAACGTTCCGGTGAAGTACACCAGGTTGGTGGTGGCAGAGCTCGAACCGCCGAGGCGATGACGAGCCGCCGGCTGATACGAGAGCACATCAGGACGATTGTCCGAGAGGTTATTGGCTCCAGAGGTCGAGAAGTCAAACGGAGATCCGCTCTGCAGGGTGTACAGCGGGTTGACCTGCCATCCGCCGATAATCTCGTCGATGTACCAGGGAACGTTCGCACCGAACTTCTGGCCGCGGCCGAAAGGCAGTTTGTACGTTGCGCTGGCAACGAAAGAGTGACGGATGTCCTGCTCCGAGTTTCCGTAATTGTCGCGGAAGTCAGGCTGACCATTCGAGTTGATTTGAATACGACCCGAGCCGTTGCCCGAACCATTGGAGTTGTCCAGAGTATGCGACCACGTGTAGGCGCCGGTCAGCGTCAGACCGTTCGGCATGTTACGCGTTACACCCATCTGCAGACCGCTGTAGTTGGACGACCCGCAAGCACAAGCCTCGGTGATCGTTCCACGAGTCGGGTAGTAGGCTCCACCGACGGTGCTTGCCTGACCATTACCGCCAAGGTACGGATTGTTCGCGTTGAACCAGGTCATCAGATGCTGCGAGGTGGTGCCCACATACGACGCCGTTACCGACGTGTAGCGGTCAACCGCCTGCTGAACCTGCAGATTGAACTGCTGAATCTGGCTGTTCTGGTTGTTCGGTAGAACAGCGATCACCGTCGCCGTTCCAGGGTTCGCCAGCAGCGCAGCGGAAGGCTGTGCCGACGGCAAGGGAAGTGCCGATTGAGCAGCGCTCGAGTTATTCGTGTTTTGAGCTACCTGGCCCGTCAGCGTCACACGATAGCCCTGTGTTGCCAAGTAGCTATAGGTTCCGTTGTAGCCGGGGTTGTTCGAGAGCTGGTTGCCTACACCACCGCGATCGAGGAAGTAGAAGATGCCGTAGCCACCACGAATTGCGGTCTTGCCGTTGCCGAAAACGTCATAAGCAAATCCGATACGCGGTGCAACATTGTTCTTGTCCGTGTTGACCAGCGAACGGGAGTGCCCGTTCTGGCCAGCTGCGAACAATGTGCCTGACGCGATGTCGTAGTTCGCCTGATTGTTATTCGACTCATACGGTGACGTGTAGATGTCATACCGCACTCCGATGTTCAGCGTCAGGCGCGGAGTGATCTTCCAGTCGTCCTGAACATAGAAGCCATCTTCGATGCTCTTCGTGTAGAAGAAGTTCGATGCCGGCCCGATGACATAGTCCGTGAAGCCCGAGACCAGTTCCGAGGTCTCATAGCCGGTGAAGCGGCCAGTGCCAGGATAGTTGGGTCCGCCAATCTGGAAGAAGCCCTTTCCATCGTTGCCCTGAAAGAAGTCCACTTCACGGTTGATGAAGTTGACACCGAACTTGATGGTGTGGCTCTTGTGGATCCACGTCAGCGAGTCTGCAAACTGCATCGTGTGCTGCGGTACGGTGTAGGGACCGCCATCACCGGTGTATTCGATCTCCGAGGAGCTGCCACCAATCAGAGCGCCGCCACTGGTGAGAGCATTGCGGTTTGCATTGACGATGCCGAGAGCTGACGATACGTTCGTCCCAAAGAAGGGCGGAAT
Above is a genomic segment from Granulicella cerasi containing:
- a CDS encoding TonB-dependent receptor yields the protein MQSLFSKSRMLTTAGRLALAATLSVAGAGLLHAQSDTGRIVGTATDTTGALLPGATVTLLNVETGAKETRTTGSAGEFTFPAEMRGHYSIQIEMPGFTAQKQAFELQVQQVQTVSFKLVTGGSTTTVDVTDAAPVVDTSTSSTGGVIEGKQVVDLPVNGRNFTQFATLMPGVTRGAPGSGASGQGGSVETFRYKDSGGAALSVNGLRQQANNFLLDGVDNNDALVNTIIFFAPPEAVQEFRVNTSVAPAEFGRAGGAIVNTSIKSGTNQIHGSAFGLYRSAAFDANPSYFSPTSAKPAFQKKTFGGSIGFPIFKDKLFFFADYQGQRAKLPQSAGFVTVPTARMRTGDFGELLGLGTTTLPTSSLTGCGAYTTVHGLTVTTQAQLNASVDNGAIFDPATCAQFGTVAAPNVIPANRQNTAAINYFNAYDLPTRAGVLQNFYTVRSSLLNYNDFDARIDYHATAKDAFFVRFSYAQDDNPINSEFSKLPAGYGSGNNVTRPRGGAFGYTRVFTSNLVNEFRFGYNKDIYGYIPPFFGTNVSSALGIVNANRNALTSGGALIGGSSSEIEYTGDGGPYTVPQHTMQFADSLTWIHKSHTIKFGVNFINREVDFFQGNDGKGFFQIGGPNYPGTGRFTGYETSELVSGFTDYVIGPASNFFYTKSIEDGFYVQDDWKITPRLTLNIGVRYDIYTSPYESNNNQANYDIASGTLFAAGQNGHSRSLVNTDKNNVAPRIGFAYDVFGNGKTAIRGGYGIFYFLDRGGVGNQLSNNPGYNGTYSYLATQGYRVTLTGQVAQNTNNSSAAQSALPLPSAQPSAALLANPGTATVIAVLPNNQNSQIQQFNLQVQQAVDRYTSVTASYVGTTSQHLMTWFNANNPYLGGNGQASTVGGAYYPTRGTITEACACGSSNYSGLQMGVTRNMPNGLTLTGAYTWSHTLDNSNGSGNGSGRIQINSNGQPDFRDNYGNSEQDIRHSFVASATYKLPFGRGQKFGANVPWYIDEIIGGWQVNPLYTLQSGSPFDFSTSGANNLSDNRPDVLSYQPAARHRLGGSSSATTNLVYFTGTFTTPPTSAAGGYARVGNISRNKYYGPGYNDLDLSAFKGFHITQRVNAEFRAQAFNLFNHPQFSNPDATIHDGATSGANYVVSSVNNVGGFGTISGIRYESQREVELGFRLSF
- the pyrF gene encoding orotidine-5'-phosphate decarboxylase; this translates as MNPVLAKYERNGSLLCVGLDPDLAALPESFRAQAEPQLAFNRYVIDATREYAGSYKLNAAFYEARGAQGVREMEQTVEYLRAVAPDAVTICDAKRADIGNTNRGYVESVFDAMGFDAITLHPYLGSEALSPFLDREDKLSIVLCRTSNPGAGELQDLVVNGDPLWKHMARQVAETWNTRGNCALVVGATWPDEMRAIRAVAPELPLLVPGIGAQGGDVKAVVDAGLDARGGGLMIASSRGIIFAQDPHAAATSVYEEIEEARKVTHAR
- the pyrE gene encoding orotate phosphoribosyltransferase, producing the protein MREIAQAILEIGAAGFCAQSPITFKSGIVSPVYCDNRRFPYWPAQWKLVIEGFAKVIVSEGIACDVIAGVEAAGIPHSAALGFATSKPSVFVRKQAKDHGTKKLVEGGDVAGKRVVLVEDLVTTGMSSQAAIEMLRAEGAECSDCFAIISYGFAEAEEKFREAGVKLHALTNFAEVLEEAKAAHRVNAEDAAAVTEWLQNPRAWSARA
- a CDS encoding alpha-amylase family glycosyl hydrolase → MFRWLSAALVGFAFVGAQAQVKIDKVDPPNWWASMPKPMLLVYGEGLAQAQFTLSDPALRIERVVPSANGHYAQLWLSTSPTHPETVAITASGASGKAEKSYRFDEKKPDSAGFAGFHSNDVMYLIMTDRFADGDLKNDGEHANADVSSADAKAELAKSRGWHGGDLRGVQQHIDYLQKLGVTTVWTTPVYENHGPMSYHGYGATDMYRVDEHYGSLEDLQILVATLHQHHMKYVLDTVPNHVGPANPWLNDPPAPDWFHGTKADHEEAESDFTALINPHASERERRATLQGWFANALPDLNTTSPAVAQYLRQNAIWWVEKTSADGLRIDTYPYVERSFWHDFHATLREIFPHLTTVGETFSADPVFTSSYAGGVTRVGPDTGLDTPFDFPTYFAVREVFLKGKPMGKLNDVLSYDNLFPHPERLPMFIGNHDTSRFREEAPSEAAMRLAQAYVFTTRGMPQLYSGDEIAMRGKDDPDNRRDFPGGFPASTATAFTAKGRNEEQQRMFAFTSELAHLHTSEPALACGAEQILESDDNTLVYFRDTARAANPDACGTAKGAAKMLVVLHRGAAEKRTVPIDSTWMMGCKLGKPLMGNAASYAKIVGAQQDDMELSLAADEVLLIPCE
- a CDS encoding type I phosphomannose isomerase catalytic subunit, producing MMPFVLEPIFKERIWGASELPAPYPQPEPGKPIGEVWLTALECTIAEGESAGTTLGELMPEFPLLMKVLLPKEKLSVQVHPNDAEAQRINEARGKTECWYVMQADAGAEVALGLKPGVRVEDLRAAIAEGRAEDKLQMVPVKAGDLVFVDAGTIHAIGPGMVVLETQQYSDVTYRLYDYGRPRELHLEAGLAVSKTGTEAGLTKPVEHPTYTRLVECEYFAVDELKLDTHGETKLEFSDKLQILVALDEGASLRSQEGDVQMHLPKGKAVVLPAGASYAVLAHSGGKVMRVLAP
- a CDS encoding beta/alpha barrel domain-containing protein, with the translated sequence MLDEPMYNPLLSYEENYERGPFGEFQQPAVLKRAGEPRFSFVGEKVWQPFGIPAGPLVNGKYVKAALDTGFDLPVYKTVRTHAYKSHPWPNVLPVHVEGDLPAGGVKLTAGEEYTQPLSITNSFGVPSMPPDVWQPDLADCVRYAKPGQLVIGSYQGTLPERGGGVTEYIEDFRRGARLMLETGVKAVEVNFSCPNEGTANLLCFDTERSRVVVEAIREELGATPLLIKVAYFKDDTKLRELIRNIGPYVSAISSINTISAEVRKADGEQALPGEGRLMSGVCGASIRWAGLEMVQKLARLRDELGLSYEICGVGGVTVAEDYAAYRAAGADAVMSATGAMWNPALAEEIWNENEEARA